The sequence AAGAGTAGTAGTGTGCGGATCGCTCTGTGGAAAAAACAATTCATTCAACAATACTGCCATATGAACATATAGCATTAAGTCAAAATATTCAAGCAATGTTCCTATTGACAGCAACCCAACAGCTTCTTTTTGTTCTCTGGTAAGGCTATTCTGGCGATCAGGGATAATCCTGGTATTTTCTTGAACAATTTCACTCATAATTAACTCAAATAATTGTTTTTTCGGAATAAGTAGCCGAGTTTCTAAAAGCAATAGGTAAATCACCACACTCTTTTGCCAATTTCTCATCAATTGACTATAGCTCAGAATTTTCTGGAAGTAATTTTACTACCACGTGATTTCGCTAATTTAATTATTTTCTTTCTTTGCATCTTGGTTACTATTGACGATAGTTGATTGTTGTTGTCTCGTCAATTTATTCTTTTCTTCTATGTAATTAAGAAAAAAATGAGTAAATATTAAAAACCCAATTATCATCGGAATAAAAACAAATATAATAGCATTGCGTTTTCTAATAGATTCTTCACGATCTAAACGATCCTCTTGCTCCTCGTATGTTTCCCCTAATTCATTACGCCATGTATCTTCTTGATCTGAATTATCTTGATCTGAGTTGTTTTCTAGCATTTTATACCTTTTATTAAATATTATTTACAATAACTTAGAGATTAAACTATAAAAAATTATACACAAGTATAAATTAAATAAAATTAATATTTAATCTTTATTTATATTAATTTAAATTGAATTTATTGTAAATATTATTGAATTTTTAGTTAGTTATCTTCGGCAATTTCCTAGTTTAATTCATTAAATTCTACTTTAGCAAATAATTTTGTTTGAAGTGTCAATAATTCTGAATGATTATTTGAACTTTCTTCTGCCAATTTATTAGCTTTAGTTAAAAGGTCTAAGTCTCTAGCTAGATCAGCAAAAAAGAATCTTATCTCACCACTTTGCTTTGTTCCTAATATTTCTCCGCTACCTCTTAACAGTAAATCCTGCTCAGCTATATAAAAGCCATCATTACTATTTCTCATCACTTCAAATCTAGATTTTGCAAGTATAGTTAATTTTTGAGGATCATATAGAAGAATACAATGAGATTGTAACATTCCACGTCCAACTCTACCTCTTATCTGATGTAATTGAGCTAAACCAAACTGCTCGGCATTCTCTATGACGATTAAGGTGGCATCTGGGACATCAATACCCACTTCAATTACAGTTGTTGCAATAAGAATTTTAATATTACCATTCTTAAATTGTTGCATAATCGCATCTTTTTGTTCATTTTTCATTTTGCCGTGTATAGTAGTTGTAATGTTAGGGTAGGCGGTTTCAATGGTAATGAATCTGGTATTAACGTCAGTCAGCCCAGTAGACCTCTTGCCTAACTCTACTTCTGCTGGTAATTTGGACAATGATGCGGTACTCGAATCCTCACGTACATTAGAGTACGCTGCGGTTCTGCGTTCCGCGTCTCCTTCAAATTCCTCAGCATAAGCGAGTTTTGCAAGAGGTCTAGTGTTTTTTTCCTGGGTTACTAACTCTTCATCAGTTTGATCGATAAGGGGGCATATCCAGTAAATTTTTTCTCCAGATGTTAGTTTTTTATCCAAAACGGAAATTACATTATTTAGTTTTGTTTTGGGTAAGATGCTAGTAATAATTGGTAGTCGATTTTTTGGCTTACTGGTTAATTTAGAAATATCCATATCTCCAAACATAGTCAAAGTAAGGCTTCTAGGAATAGGGGTGGCTGTCATTACTAAAACATCGGGATATGAAGCTTTATTAATTAAATCAAGCCGTTGTTGTACACCAAATTTATGTTGCTCATCAATGACAATATAACCTAGATTTTTAAAAATTACTTTTTCTTGAAATAATGCATGAGTGCCAATTAATATATCAATATCTCCGTTTTCTAGCTCTGATAATAGCTTATTGCGTTCTTTGCTAGATATTTTTCCAGTAAGTAAACCAATCTTTATTCCGCTTTCACTTAAGGCTTTAACAAAGAATTGGTGATGTTGATTTGCTAATAAATCAGTAGGAGCCATTAGTGCAGCTTGAAATTTATGATATACTACATTGACTATTGTTAATAAAGCTACCAGGGTCTTGCCAGACCCTACATCACCTTGCAGTAAACGCATCATTTCTGTAGGAGATAATTGATCTTTTTCAATTTCTTCAATGACTTTTTTTTGGTCATATGTTAGTTCAAATCCTAATATTTTAAGTATTGATTGTTGTAGCTGAACGGATTTAGTAAATGAATTACCTTGTTTTAATTTTGTTTGTTGACGGAGATGTTGTAATGATAGCTGGTTAGCAAATAGTTCTCTTGCTGCTAATCGTCTTAAGGATTGAGTTTGTAATTTAGTATCATGAACTTGGTATAAATGCATGATTTTTAAATCATTTAATAAAGATTCAATATAATCCTTTATTTCTTGAAAATTTTTAGGGATACTGTTACACTCTTTTTCAAGCAAATCAATAGCCTTTATTATATAGGAATAAAGTTGCTTATTAATTATTCCATAAGTTAAAGGATAAATTGATTGTATAGAGTTGGTAAGTTTTTTATCAAAAATAAATATTGGGTGAGATATTTGAGCTAAGCTAGAGAATATTTGTACCTTGCCTTCAATTATTTGCTTACTACCTATCGTAAGTTTATTTAGCAAAAAATAAGGTGGTCTATTAAAAAATATCAGTAGAATAGAACCAGTCTCATTAGATACTAAGATTTTTAAAGGCTGCTTTCTGCTTTTAGGAACAAGAATTTCTTCAATTGTTACTTCCGCTTGAATTAACTGTCCATTTTTCAGTAAAGATAAATTGGGCGAAATTGTTTTAACTTGATAAGAAGTAGGGCGGTAAAATAGCAAATCTCTTAAATTGATGATCCCCAATCTTTTAAGTCCATCAATTATATTATCACTAACGTTAATATGTGATTTAATTGGTAGGAAAAAAAACTTACTGATAGTTAACATGTTTTATTACTATATAGTTTTGTCTTTTTAATGTCATACCTGGGAAAGCAGGTATCCAGATTCCCGCTTCGGTGCGGAATCTTAGTGCATAAAAATATCGATATCGTTCCAGCCTATCAGATCCAAATTAGCTCTAATAGGTAAGAATTTAAAAATTTGTTTTGCAAGGTCTAGCCTATTTTCGGCTAATAATCTATCTTGTAAGATAGAACGTAGCTGATGTAAATAAAGGACATCTTTGGCAGCATATTCTTTTTGTTCTTCCGTAAGCTCATTTCTTCCCCAATAGGAAGATTGTTGTTGTTTAGAAATTTGCACTGAAAGCAATTCGCGACATAAATCTTTTAAGCCATGGGAATCAGTGTAGGTTCTAACCAATTTAGAAGATATTTTGGTACAGAAGATATTCTCTAAATCAATTTCAAGATATTTCTTTATTGCGGCTAAATCAAATCGAGCATAGTGAAATATTTTACACCGATTTTTATCAAGTAATAATTTTTTTAAATTAGGTGCTGCATAGTTCTTGTCAATAAAGTTTACTAGATAAGCATCACCATCACCATTACTCATTTGCAAAAGACATAATCTATCCCTATGCACTTTTAATCCCATCGTTTCTGTATCGATTGCTAAGTCTCCATCAATATTAAAATTTTCTGGAATATCATTGTAAAAAACTATAGTGCTAATAATAACCTCCTAATCTTTTATATTGCTTACCACATATTTTACGGTAAATACCTGTTCTGTTGGAGACGCCACTCCTAAAACTCTTCTAGCTTCTTGGTCAAGCATATCCTTGTCTAGAGATTCTGGTCTAAGTAGTTTTACTTTATGTTCAAGTTCAACACGTTCTGCCCTTAAAGTTTCTAGCTCACTATAGGCTTTTTCCAGTTGTTGATTTAATGTAAAATAAGCAATAATTCCCCTATTACCATAAATAGAATGGAAAATAAAATAAGCTAATAGTAAAGAAAGCAAAACATTAAATATTATAATTTTGGATCTTTTAACTAAATCAATAAGATATTGATAATTCATAATATTTTAATAATAAAAATAATATTGGGGCGGTGAGAATTATGCTGTCGAATCGGTCTAAAACGCCTCCATGACCTGGTATTATAGTGCCACTATCTTTAATAGCAAATTTGCGTTTGAAATATGAAATAAATAAATCGCTC comes from Candidatus Tisiphia endosymbiont of Sialis lutaria and encodes:
- a CDS encoding ATP-dependent DNA helicase RecG, with amino-acid sequence MLTISKFFFLPIKSHINVSDNIIDGLKRLGIINLRDLLFYRPTSYQVKTISPNLSLLKNGQLIQAEVTIEEILVPKSRKQPLKILVSNETGSILLIFFNRPPYFLLNKLTIGSKQIIEGKVQIFSSLAQISHPIFIFDKKLTNSIQSIYPLTYGIINKQLYSYIIKAIDLLEKECNSIPKNFQEIKDYIESLLNDLKIMHLYQVHDTKLQTQSLRRLAARELFANQLSLQHLRQQTKLKQGNSFTKSVQLQQSILKILGFELTYDQKKVIEEIEKDQLSPTEMMRLLQGDVGSGKTLVALLTIVNVVYHKFQAALMAPTDLLANQHHQFFVKALSESGIKIGLLTGKISSKERNKLLSELENGDIDILIGTHALFQEKVIFKNLGYIVIDEQHKFGVQQRLDLINKASYPDVLVMTATPIPRSLTLTMFGDMDISKLTSKPKNRLPIITSILPKTKLNNVISVLDKKLTSGEKIYWICPLIDQTDEELVTQEKNTRPLAKLAYAEEFEGDAERRTAAYSNVREDSSTASLSKLPAEVELGKRSTGLTDVNTRFITIETAYPNITTTIHGKMKNEQKDAIMQQFKNGNIKILIATTVIEVGIDVPDATLIVIENAEQFGLAQLHQIRGRVGRGMLQSHCILLYDPQKLTILAKSRFEVMRNSNDGFYIAEQDLLLRGSGEILGTKQSGEIRFFFADLARDLDLLTKANKLAEESSNNHSELLTLQTKLFAKVEFNELN
- a CDS encoding ribonuclease D, whose product is MSTIVFYNDIPENFNIDGDLAIDTETMGLKVHRDRLCLLQMSNGDGDAYLVNFIDKNYAAPNLKKLLLDKNRCKIFHYARFDLAAIKKYLEIDLENIFCTKISSKLVRTYTDSHGLKDLCRELLSVQISKQQQSSYWGRNELTEEQKEYAAKDVLYLHQLRSILQDRLLAENRLDLAKQIFKFLPIRANLDLIGWNDIDIFMH
- a CDS encoding septum formation initiator family protein, yielding MNYQYLIDLVKRSKIIIFNVLLSLLLAYFIFHSIYGNRGIIAYFTLNQQLEKAYSELETLRAERVELEHKVKLLRPESLDKDMLDQEARRVLGVASPTEQVFTVKYVVSNIKD